Genomic segment of Eupeodes corollae chromosome 2, idEupCoro1.1, whole genome shotgun sequence:
tttttcaaagatgctgttggacgcaacgttacggtgaatggcgatcgctatcgttcaatgctaacaaactttttgttgccaaaaatggaagaactgaacttggttgacatgtggtttcaacaagatggcgctacatgccacacagctcgcgattctatggccattttgagggaaaacttcggagaacaattcatctcaaggaatggaccggtaagttggccaccaagatcatgcgatttgacgcctttagactattttttgtggggctacgtcaagtctaaagtctacacaaataagccagcaactattccagctttggaagacaacatttctgaTTTCGGGCTATtccgaaaaagttacccaaaattggactttccgaatagaccacctaagacgcagccgcggtcaacattgaaatgaaattatcttcaaaaagtaaatgtcatggaccaatctaacgtttcaaataaagaatcgatgagattttgcaaattttatgcgtttttttttttaaagttctcaagctcttaaaaaatcaccgtttattagtTGATGACATCGAGTTgcccaacttttgtataatcacccatacctacttaaaacaaaaaactctttAACATCAAGATTGCCCAAAAACACTAACTATTCGCTGTATTTTTGACACAATCTGTTTCTTGTTTGAGACATTGTTACACCGTATTTGGAAAGGAGGCACTCGCTAGGAACTGATGTTGCTACAACAATTGAATATTGCTGTGCATATGTGTACAGACAACGAAATATACCATTTACTCGTATTTACTAGTTAAAAAAGTATTCTGTTGTCAAAATTCTGTGAATaggctgaaaaataaaaattgtttacacactttgaaatacagtattacaagatacattattttaaatacagtattttgacaccAACCCACCTGAAAACCATGGGTTAAAGTCAATTTATATCAACAAAGATCGAACtcagaaaaaaattgattggcaATAGTGTTTCATTGAAATTACAATATTGGTCACTTTTTATCAACTTGCTAATATTATGGTTGACGaatcattcttttaattttctcttaagattccaatttgttttattcgatttaattatcaacttaatttaataattattgcaCTTATTGGAAAATGCagttcaaaagtaaaattttgatcataTGCGTACAAAGAACTGTTGACCATGGGGTTAAGGGAGTAAAACATATAACGTAGAATATTCTTCTTTCAACATGCAATGACAAGTTTTAATTCATCAcaatgtaaaataacagctgatacaaaggttttattttcatattgaaaTATCGAACGTCGAACGATAGGAAACTAAAGCTTAATCCCATTCTTTTACTGAAATCCCAAACAACAGATTTTGGAGGTAATCACATATTTAAAGTTGTCCTTTTATCAGAAAACTAAAAACCCAATCGACTAGTCGAAgtgaacttaaatttttaattttctttatcaaAATTGGGATTATGTAtgctaatttttcaaaatcttttggcataaacaatttgatttgcatttaacataaaataacagATTTCTGACTTTTAAAACCGGTATAATAGTTTATTGCAAGTTTTGCGTTGGTTTTTAATAGTTTGCAAAGTGGAAACTGACTTGGAGTTCTTTAAAGTCGTCGTCTGAGAAAATTATTGTCGTATGTGAAAAAATGCGATTTTCAGGTTTTGATGCGGttggacaaacaaaaaataatctttcaaaTGCTGTTTTCCGCGTTTTAATATCTATTACAGagataatttgtattaattttgtcgTATGTGCAAGGTCGAATGCGTTTGGGTATTTATTTTGTCGTATGTGTTTAATTTTTGCACATATGTTAATTATAGTTAAAAGTCCTGCACATACGACAATTAATTTTGTCTCCGCCGGAATTACCAACAGAACTTATTGCGTAAGTATTGTGACTTAAAACTCAGCTTGGgtgcaaattttcttttaatgaaactgTTTATACTTATaacagtttaataaaaaaaaaacaaaaggtaaaaaatcTGCTCAAAATGTAGTAAATAATGATCTCATTTGGCAAAAAGAACTGCGAAGCGCTTCAGCGAAAGCAATAGATATAAAAAAGAGAGCAGACATTAAAAGTATGATTCCATATCTTCCTGATGAAGACAAAGCTTATTAgcaatttttaagttataagcaccgttttaatttgttctatgtattttatcaatatttttaattaatatcattttaagaataagaatttatttatttttttatgaagattattatttttttctttttttaatgaatttgtgatttatttcttaagttcctattttgttttgttaatgttttgttaagtttatttgtttacaagaaaataaaaatggagtTTATGTTTcatgttcaaaaaatgtttggttttattttagttttttgttccaAACCCACTAAAACTTAATTCGTTCTGAACAAATGGttcaaatttgaaacaattCTACTTAGCCGTTTCAAAcatatgattttttaaactttgattgCGATTTCCCTAACATTACGAAATGCTACATACGACAATAATTTTCTCGGGCAACGAAGTGTCTTCCTGGTTACAATAGAATTATtggtattattaaataaaataaatattttaaattataaacctaCCATTCACAAATGTGTTCATAAAATAGAATTCACTTTTGAGCTCGACTAGCTGCTTATCGTAATAAGTAATCGACTGAAATTATATATAAGTatgtattttatgtaaaattatatttataaatataaaaagtaaatgcTTAAGGTTATAATAACATACACATTTCTTTTGGAaatcggaaattttttttttaatttgcaaaaactCACCAAAAgactgaattttgtattcttacctgagcaaaaaataattattcataaACCAATTACTATTAAAGGGAAAgttgtaaaaattaactttaaacatttctagtccttattaaaatacaaaattatagtgTAGTGAAATTGTAACATAAAATTTAGCTTGGCATAAGTGacactatttatttattctcgATTAATTCCGATAAGCATAACTTATGATCATAAAACGAGCAAGTTGCCATATAAAGATCACCATTGTTTTCTTTGTTAGTGTCCATGCACCAATCAGCTCCATAGCATATACTTTCGTGCTCGTTATACTCGCCGACCAATTTCATATCGCTCCTTCCATCTAGTAATTCAACAATACTGaaatttttatacatacaaGCCGCCAAAATCAGATTTCTGTCGTACGGATCAGGCTTCAATCTCCAGATACCCCCTTCAAGGTTAATATCGGAAATTGGTTGCTTCATTGACCGTGTGTCAAAGATTCTCAAACGTTCATCATAGCTTCCGGTTAAAAGTATATGTTCCTGTTTTGGATGACTCAATAAACACGTTACACCAGCAATATGCGActtgtttgttaaaattttgttcggcCCCCGGATGTCGAAAGCATGTAAAAATGTGTCGTCGCCACCTGTGAACACACGATTAAAGTCCCATTTGTCGAAAGCACATATCCACGCTTCAAAACTGTGTGCTGACCAtctatttagttttgttaatctATTTTCGTTAAATTGTAATAGTGTGATGTCGCCTTTAGAGTCCGACGAAAGTATTTTTCGATTATCAACCAGCTGCGATGAACTGTTCCAATCCCAATCCAAAGACAATGCCAGTAAATTATGAAACTCTGTATTTAGATCAAAGGTAGATTTTCgtatcaattgatttttttctaacgTGAAAACTTCAATCTGTCCAAGTGCATTTGCAGCAGCGAGAATAGGAAATTCTAAGTTTTCTTGTTGCAGCCACTTCATGTCGAGTATAGCCGCTGTTTCAACTCGATGTAATTCAACAAAGtcatttgtttttgctttgaatTGGAACAAATAAATTCGTCCTTTTCGCCGACAAGGCGGCGAAGATGACTCCGAAGTATTGCCCTCCAGCTGATATGTTCCACAAACAAAGTACGTTAAGAAATGTTCATTTGGACACCATTCAATCGAATCAGCTGAGTATTCAGTGTCTAATGAATGAAGAGTTTTTATTTccatctacaaaaataaaataataacactgATCttagtaaaattatatttttaatttattgtataaggatatattttaactttgttCACCTTATCTATGGTCCACATTTGTTCATATATGAACTTATCTTGGAATTAATTACCCTTGTTTCAGaaacataattaatattttgtattttatattgtcagagaaatattttgaagtcaaaagcATTGTAAGAGATTTGTATAAGTTTTCAGTAAGGCCTCCAAAGCTCTACGTTCCTCTGTTAtcatattatatacaatttaaactCCCAAAATctgataattttttattcgatttcaaattgtaaatgcaaatatgtatttcaaaacctaaaaaatacgGACTTAGGAGGTTTTAAAAACACGGCGATGATTTATTAGAGCAGTTTACTTATTAATAATATGATTAATAAAAcactattttatattatttctgagattaaaattaattttaataaaaacttcaatGAGGCAATTTCGACTAAAGGCTACATCTAGTacgattttttgaataataccGATCTTTCGTTGTCGTTGGCCTTTAACGACCATTTCTACATTCAACGGTCTGTAGCCGGTATATGCGcgataactttttcaaaacctttatcTTTAAAACGCGTGAACCGGTTGCATAC
This window contains:
- the LOC129947548 gene encoding diphthine methyltransferase produces the protein MMEIKTLHSLDTEYSADSIEWCPNEHFLTYFVCGTYQLEGNTSESSSPPCRRKGRIYLFQFKAKTNDFVELHRVETAAILDMKWLQQENLEFPILAAANALGQIEVFTLEKNQLIRKSTFDLNTEFHNLLALSLDWDWNSSSQLVDNRKILSSDSKGDITLLQFNENRLTKLNRWSAHSFEAWICAFDKWDFNRVFTGGDDTFLHAFDIRGPNKILTNKSHIAGVTCLLSHPKQEHILLTGSYDERLRIFDTRSMKQPISDINLEGGIWRLKPDPYDRNLILAACMYKNFSIVELLDGRSDMKLVGEYNEHESICYGADWCMDTNKENNGDLYMATCSFYDHKLCLSELIENK